A single genomic interval of Pyrus communis chromosome 5, drPyrComm1.1, whole genome shotgun sequence harbors:
- the LOC137734204 gene encoding eukaryotic translation initiation factor 4G-like, with protein sequence MISLWVTDSFERKDAERDLLAKLLVNLTKTHDGTLSQSQLIKGFETVLSTLEDTVIDAPRAPEFLGLIFAKVILENVVSLNQISQLIHEDGEELAGNILGNVLEIIKSEKGDNGLNEVRASSNLLLETF encoded by the exons ATGATATCTCTTTGGGTCACAGACTCTTTTGAGAGGAAGGACGCTGAAAGAGATCTCTTGGCAAAGCTTCTAGTCAACCTTACAAAGACCCATGATGGAACTTTGAGTCAATCTCAGCTCATCAAAGG GTTTGAAACTGTTCTGTCGACCTTAGAGGATACGGTGATTGATGCCCCGAGAGCACCAGAGTTTCTTGGCCTTATCTTTGCCAAGGTCATTTTAGAGAATGTCGTTTCCTTGAATCAGATCAGTCAATTAATACACGAAGATGGAGAGGAGCTTGCAGGCAACATTCTTGGGAACGTCTTGGAGATTATCAAGTCGGAGAAGGGAGATAACGGTTTGAACGAGGTCCGTGCGTCCTCCAACTTGCTGTTGGAGACTTTTTGA